Proteins encoded within one genomic window of Oscillospiraceae bacterium:
- a CDS encoding ABC transporter ATP-binding protein, producing the protein MKKLKNDILLIIKGLKEIHSIRSGFLSLIFIRTVFNAITPFINIYMSALIIDGISRKMGFNVLLTYAVITISVNLLVLLIIRSLNRFINLLEFEFDSRYEMKISKKIISMDYTAVENPQTHRLREKINEFRSMNGGGIWQLIRSFQLMIKSFITVAFSVSLTASMFMTVSGERLSGLYAIAASPVLSIILAFGIIANVFVGMYTNNNVTKKTYKIMNDFIPFNRIFGYYLNDYLASYHAGKDIRIYNQKALIMEESMSLFDDAYKSINILFKNQMKYSSIVTVSTITISTLVYLFVGLKALAGLFGVGLVVRYVGSINEFTNGFTDFMTQLAMLRVNNQAIQIYFDFMEIPSQMYLGTLPVEKRSLCVGGDNDYEIEFRDVSFKYPSSAAYALQNVSLKFRIGERLAVVGMNGSGKTTFIKLLCRLYDPTEGEILLNGINIK; encoded by the coding sequence GTGAAAAAGCTTAAAAATGATATCCTCCTGATAATTAAAGGTTTAAAGGAAATACACAGTATCAGAAGTGGATTTCTATCATTAATTTTTATACGTACTGTTTTCAATGCGATAACGCCTTTTATCAACATTTATATGTCGGCGCTTATTATCGACGGGATATCCAGGAAAATGGGATTTAACGTTCTTTTGACATATGCGGTGATAACAATATCAGTTAATCTGCTTGTGTTATTAATTATAAGATCATTAAACAGATTCATAAACCTGTTGGAATTTGAATTTGATTCAAGATATGAAATGAAGATCAGTAAAAAGATAATAAGTATGGATTATACCGCTGTGGAAAATCCGCAGACGCACCGGTTAAGAGAGAAGATTAATGAATTCCGTTCTATGAACGGAGGCGGAATCTGGCAGCTTATTCGTTCATTTCAGCTTATGATAAAATCATTTATTACCGTTGCATTTTCTGTTTCTCTTACTGCTTCAATGTTTATGACAGTCAGCGGCGAAAGGCTTTCCGGTCTGTATGCCATTGCTGCATCGCCCGTATTATCAATTATTCTTGCTTTTGGCATTATAGCAAATGTATTTGTCGGCATGTATACAAATAATAATGTCACGAAAAAAACTTATAAAATTATGAACGATTTTATACCATTTAACAGAATTTTCGGTTATTATTTAAATGATTATCTTGCTTCTTACCATGCCGGGAAAGACATCCGTATTTATAATCAAAAAGCTCTCATTATGGAAGAATCAATGTCTCTTTTTGATGATGCATATAAAAGCATAAACATACTGTTTAAGAATCAAATGAAATATTCCAGTATAGTAACAGTATCTACAATTACAATAAGTACTCTTGTGTATCTTTTTGTCGGCTTGAAGGCTCTTGCGGGGTTATTCGGTGTAGGATTGGTTGTGCGTTATGTGGGAAGTATCAATGAATTCACAAACGGCTTTACGGATTTTATGACACAGCTTGCTATGCTGCGTGTAAATAATCAAGCGATCCAGATATACTTTGATTTTATGGAAATCCCGTCGCAGATGTACCTGGGCACCCTCCCGGTCGAAAAGCGCTCTCTATGCGTCGGCGGAGATAACGATTATGAGATCGAATTCCGAGATGTGTCATTCAAATATCCTTCTTCCGCTGCTTATGCTCTGCAAAACGTTTCGCTCAAATTCAGAATCGGCGAAAGGCTCGCCGTTGTCGGAATGAACGGATCGGGAAAGACGACGTTTATAAAGCTTCTTTGCCGTCTTTATGACCCGACAGAAGGAGAAATACTATTAAACGGAATTAATATAAAA